The Methanomassiliicoccales archaeon genome window below encodes:
- a CDS encoding MFS transporter: protein MVDDHDRRYKWIVLFITSIGAMMAPLDGSIVSVSLPAITTTLKMDYALVIWVPTGYLVTLAVLLLIIGRLSDIRGRKSIFIAGFSIFVLGSFLCSIAQTGLQLILFRILQGAGGAFIASTSTAIVTDVFPSNERGKALGINIMAVYIGGAIGPTLGGILTHTFGWRSIFWVNIPIGLLVIFLSLLNLKESKKSSPGEPFDVIGAIMFSIGLVSLLIAMTFGEMIGWTSLPVIALFTLAFTSFALFVPIEVKKGESAMFNLALIVHNRLFAAANISALMNYTAFFAISFTISFYLQKVLLLSPMQAGLVLLSTPVAMTILTPISGWASDKIGSRILSTTGMLVIVIGLLLLSTLNLNSSPMVVITYLLIVGCGMGLFSAPNTSAVMGSVGKKYLGVASGMIATMRTTGMSLSLAVTGAVIATVASSQVVTNLFAGANPSEVAIESAAYVNGMSLAFIVCAGIAAIGAIFSLLRESAKPTSGKSPIVEKKE from the coding sequence ATGGTCGACGACCATGACAGACGATACAAATGGATCGTACTATTTATCACATCGATTGGTGCCATGATGGCACCGCTCGACGGCTCAATTGTGAGCGTCTCTCTTCCTGCCATAACTACTACATTGAAAATGGACTATGCTCTCGTCATCTGGGTACCGACGGGTTACTTAGTTACTTTAGCAGTACTTCTTCTCATAATCGGTAGATTGTCGGACATACGCGGAAGGAAATCAATTTTCATAGCTGGGTTTTCAATTTTTGTTTTGGGGTCATTTCTCTGTAGCATAGCTCAAACGGGTCTCCAGCTAATTCTCTTCAGGATTCTGCAAGGAGCTGGTGGTGCGTTTATAGCTTCGACTTCCACCGCGATCGTTACTGATGTTTTCCCGAGCAATGAGCGAGGAAAGGCATTGGGAATAAACATCATGGCCGTTTATATTGGCGGAGCTATTGGCCCAACCCTAGGTGGCATTTTAACCCACACATTTGGATGGCGCTCGATATTCTGGGTAAACATACCGATCGGACTTCTTGTAATATTTTTGTCCCTCTTAAACCTCAAAGAAAGTAAGAAGAGCTCGCCAGGAGAACCATTTGATGTCATCGGCGCGATAATGTTTTCTATTGGACTTGTGAGCCTGTTGATCGCTATGACTTTTGGAGAAATGATTGGATGGACATCGCTGCCTGTTATCGCCCTTTTCACTCTTGCGTTTACATCTTTTGCTCTTTTCGTACCAATAGAGGTGAAAAAGGGTGAGAGTGCGATGTTTAATCTTGCACTCATCGTTCACAATAGATTGTTTGCAGCCGCTAATATCTCTGCTTTAATGAATTATACGGCATTTTTTGCAATTAGTTTTACGATCTCTTTCTACCTCCAAAAAGTCTTACTGCTATCTCCCATGCAGGCTGGGTTAGTCCTTCTTAGCACGCCAGTTGCAATGACGATTCTGACTCCAATCAGCGGATGGGCTTCCGACAAGATTGGCTCAAGAATTCTGAGTACCACTGGGATGCTTGTTATTGTGATTGGTCTTTTGCTGCTCAGTACCTTGAATCTTAACTCCTCTCCGATGGTTGTCATCACGTACTTGTTGATCGTTGGTTGTGGAATGGGGCTCTTCTCTGCCCCAAATACAAGTGCTGTTATGGGTTCCGTCGGGAAAAAGTATCTTGGCGTGGCCTCAGGCATGATCGCAACGATGAGAACAACGGGGATGTCGCTGAGTCTGGCAGTGACAGGCGCGGTCATAGCGACAGTCGCTTCTTCTCAAGTAGTCACCAATCTATTTGCTGGTGCGAACCCTTCTGAGGTAGCGATAGAGTCTGCCGCCTATGTGAATGGAATGAGCCTTGCCTTCATAGTATGCGCGGGGATCGCTGCTATTGGAGCCATTTTCTCCCTATTAAGGGAATCTGCAAAGCCAACTTCTGGCAAAAGTCCGATCGTGGAAAAGAAGGAATGA